GGTGCGGGCAAAGAGCCACCCACACACAATGCCCATGATGACCCACAGGGCGTAGCCCAAGAAGGCCACACCGCCCAATTCCGTGGTGAACATGTGGATCAGGTTGGCAATGAGCATGCACACGATCCAGTCAATGGCCACGGCGCCGGCGCGGCGGCCAACGGGGGCCAGTGACCCCGGCCCGGACTCCGGAAGGCCGAGCTTTTCGCCCGGCCAGCGGCCGGGACCTTCCATGTCATCGTATTCGCCCGGAATATTCGGCCCGTCGAGCCACGTACGCTTATCTGCCATGCTCACCAATCTAGCGGGCACAAAGTGAGATGTGAAACGAGGGGAATCGCGATGCCTCGGGCGCGAACCTAGTAGGCTATAGAGAGACAATTCACCGGTCAACAACGAGGAGACAAACGTGTCTTTCGAGACAGTGCAGGACATCGTCCAATTTATTAAGGACGAGGACGTAAAGTTCGTCGATATCCGCTTTACGGACGTCCCAGGCACCGAGCACCACTTTTCCATCCCAGCAGAAGAGTTCACCGTAGAAGATGCCGAAAGCGGCCTCGCTTTCGACGGCTCCTCTATCCGCGGATTCACCACCATCGATGAGTCCGACATGACCCTGCTGCCGGATCCAGCCACCGCACATATCGATCCGTTCCGCACGGCCAAGACCCTGAACATCAAGTTCTTCGTCCACGACCCATTTACCTTTGAGCCTTTCTCCCGCGACCCACGCAACATCGCGCGCAAGGCAGAAGAGTACCTGCAGTCCACCGGCATTGCCGATACCTGCAACTTTGGCGCTGAGGCCGAGTTCTACCTCTTTGACTCCGTGCGCTTTGGCACCGACGTACAGCACGGCTTCTACGAGGTGGATTCCGATGAGGGTTGGTGGAACCGCGATAGCGAAACCAACTTCGACGGCACCCCGAACACCGGCTACAAGACCCGTATGAAGGGCGGCTACTTCCCCACCGCGCCGTATGACAAGCACGGTGAGGTGCGCGACGCCATGGTAGAGAACCTGCAGAAGGTTGGCTTCGATGTCGAGCGCTTCCACCACGAGGTCGGTGCCGGCCAGAATGAGATCAACTACCGCTTCAACTCCATGTTGCACGCGGGCGATGACATCCAGACCTTCAAGTACGTGGTCAAGCAGACCGCGGCACAGTGGGGCAAGACCGCAACCTTCATGCCTAAGCCGCTGGCTGGCGATAATGGTTCCGGCATGCACGCCCACATGTCCCTGTGGAAGGACGGCAAGCCTCTCTTCCACGATGAGGCTGGCTACGCAGGCCTTTCCGATATCGCCCGCTACTACATCGGCGGTATCCTCCACCACGCCGGTGCAGTTCTTGCGTTCACCAACCCGACGCTGAACTCCTACCACCGCCTGGTGCCAGGCTTCGAGGCTCCGATCAACCTGGTGTACTCCCAGCGCAACCGCTCGGCCGCTATCCGTATCCCGATTACCGGTTCCAACCCGAAGGCCAAGCGCATCGAGTTCCGCGCACCGGACCCATCCGGCAACCCGTACTTGGGCTTTGCCGCCATGATGATGGCCGGCATCGACGGCGTAAAGAACCGCATTGAGCCGCACGCTCCAGTTGATAAGGACCTCTACGAGCTGCCGCCGGCAGAGGCTGAGTCCATCCCGCAGGCACCGACCTCCCTCGAGGCTTCCTTGAAGGCCCTGCAGGAGGATATGGACTTCCTCACCGAAGGCGATGTCTTCACCGAGGATCTCATCGAGACCTACATCAACTACAAGTACGAGAACGAGATCAACCCGGTTCGCCTGCGTCCTACCCCGCAGGAATTTGAAATGTACTACGACTGCTAGAGCTACGCTTGCCGACGCCCCCTCTCGCCACCGGCTTTCCGCCTTCCTAGGCTCCCTAATTGCTGAGTGCCGATTGGGGGCCTTGCAGATCTATGTGCACTTTGGCTTCAGAAGTTTTGCACCCAACATTGACAAGCGCCCTCGGTTCTTGGCGGTGCCCCACTCCTTGTTGTTTGACTATCGCAGCGTTTTCAGATGCATGGCACTTGAGCAAAACCTTGCGCAAATGATTACTAAGATTGCGCATTTTGCGCTATACTTTAGTCAATCGATACCCCCTCCAAGCTTCCCATAGGAACAGCTCAATATGAGAGGGGGGCTTTGCTATTCTGAAGCAATGAACCGCAGGAAGAAGTTCCTTAGCATTGAAGAACAAGTTAGTTTAATTCAACGCCGTGGGTTAACCCTTCCTTCCGAAAAATCTGCTAAAGATTTCCTTGAGCGTCAAAATTACTACCGCTTTTCGGGCTACATGCGGTACTTCCAAGAAGACATAGCCGGTGACGAAGCCAGATTCTTTCCTGGCACCCAGTGGGATGAAATAGTTAATATCTACCGGTTGGACATCGAACTTCGTTCTCTTCTTCTCCGCGGGCTCCAAGAAGCAGAGCTTGCTGCCAGGACGGCCTTTGCGCTCAGCGAAGGTGAAATCCATTCTCCTTATGAGAAGTATCTTCAGCCCACTGCGTACCGGCGCCCACCAAATCCGGCCATGCCGCCCACACACAATCTAATTATCAGTGAGCTCAAGCGGTCTAAGGAGCCATATCTCCACAAATACCAAAGGGACTCAGGGTCCGACACTGAAAGGTGGGTTTACGATGTCCCAATTTGGGTGGCCGTCGAGGCTCTGTCCTTTGGTACGTTGTCGAA
This genomic stretch from Corynebacterium tuberculostearicum harbors:
- a CDS encoding Abi family protein, yielding MNRRKKFLSIEEQVSLIQRRGLTLPSEKSAKDFLERQNYYRFSGYMRYFQEDIAGDEARFFPGTQWDEIVNIYRLDIELRSLLLRGLQEAELAARTAFALSEGEIHSPYEKYLQPTAYRRPPNPAMPPTHNLIISELKRSKEPYLHKYQRDSGSDTERWVYDVPIWVAVEALSFGTLSKAISFRNDNNQVYAKTCSILGVKKQYLARQLRSFTFVRNKCAHSARLWNSFVLDQPAVSNATKRRAEKVLGQNYGENSLLAVIVALDNFLFLTNSWVGFLDEYMKLVERNPAFHQGIANPHHS
- a CDS encoding RDD family protein, with amino-acid sequence MADKRTWLDGPNIPGEYDDMEGPGRWPGEKLGLPESGPGSLAPVGRRAGAVAIDWIVCMLIANLIHMFTTELGGVAFLGYALWVIMGIVCGWLFARTPGMLLLGMGVARLDVPGAHVGLWRAALRTVLTGVLFPAAMVDADGRGMHDRATGTIVIRS
- the glnA gene encoding type I glutamate--ammonia ligase is translated as MSFETVQDIVQFIKDEDVKFVDIRFTDVPGTEHHFSIPAEEFTVEDAESGLAFDGSSIRGFTTIDESDMTLLPDPATAHIDPFRTAKTLNIKFFVHDPFTFEPFSRDPRNIARKAEEYLQSTGIADTCNFGAEAEFYLFDSVRFGTDVQHGFYEVDSDEGWWNRDSETNFDGTPNTGYKTRMKGGYFPTAPYDKHGEVRDAMVENLQKVGFDVERFHHEVGAGQNEINYRFNSMLHAGDDIQTFKYVVKQTAAQWGKTATFMPKPLAGDNGSGMHAHMSLWKDGKPLFHDEAGYAGLSDIARYYIGGILHHAGAVLAFTNPTLNSYHRLVPGFEAPINLVYSQRNRSAAIRIPITGSNPKAKRIEFRAPDPSGNPYLGFAAMMMAGIDGVKNRIEPHAPVDKDLYELPPAEAESIPQAPTSLEASLKALQEDMDFLTEGDVFTEDLIETYINYKYENEINPVRLRPTPQEFEMYYDC